The following is a genomic window from Cupriavidus taiwanensis.
ACCGAGATGCCGTCGTACCACGCCATGCTGGCCTGCGTCAGCGCCGGCACGGCGATGGCGATCCTGCCGCGCTCGCTGCTGGCGCTGCACCGCGACGCCGTCGACGTGCAGACCGTGCCGGTGCGCGCGGTGCACACCTATATCGTCAAGCGTGCCGGCTATGCCACGCACGCCTGCGACGCCTTCGTGCGCGAACTGCGCGCTGGCTGACCCAGCCGTCCCACCTTCCGCACCATCGCCATCGACCCTGACCAGGAGCGCCAAGTGACCCACTCCCCCTCCACCGCCGACCGGCTGCCGCTGCTGCGCAGGCTTGGCATCCGCACCCCGATCATCCAGGCACCGATGGCCGGTGTCAGCACGCCCGCGCTGGCCGCGGCCGTCACCAATGCCGGCGGGCTCGGTTCGCTCGGCGTTGGCGCGATGGACGCCGAAGCCGCGCGCAAGTCCATCCGCGAGACCCGCGCGCTGACCAGCGGGCCGTTCAACGTCAACGTGTTCTGCCATGCGCCGGCCGTCGCCGATGCCGCGCGCGAGCAGGCATGGCTGGCCTACCTCGCGCCGCGCTTTGCCGAGTTCGGCGCGACCCCGCCGGCGACGCTGCGCGAGATCTACCGCAGCTACGTGACCGACGACGCCATGCACGCGATGCTGCTGGAAGAACGCCCGGCCGTGGTCAGCTTCCATTTCGGGCTGCCCGATGCGGGCCGGATCCGCGCGCTGCGCGATGCCGGCATCGTGCTGCTGGCCAGCGCCACCTCGCTCGATGAAGCGCGCGCCATCGAGGCCGCCGGCATCGACGCCATCGTTGCGCAGGGCATCGAGGCCGGCGGGCATCGCGGCGTGTTCGACCCGGCCGCCGTCGACGAGGGACTGGGCACCTTGGCACTGGTACGCGTGCTGTCGACGCAGACCCGCGTGCCGGTGATCGCCGCGGGCGGCATCATGGACGGCGCCGGCATCGCCGCGGCGCTGGCGCTCGGCGCGCAGGCGGCGCAGCTCGGCACCGCCTTCATCGCCTGCCCCGAAACCATCGCCGACGGCCCCTACCGCGACGCGCTGCTGCAGCGCAAGCGCCCGACCGTGCTGACACGCGCCATCTCCGGGCGCCATGCGCGCGGCCTGGCCAACCGCTTTACCGAACTGGGCGCGGCAGCCGGCGCGCCCGCCACGCCCGACTACCCCACCGCCTACGATGCCGGCAAGGCGCTGCACGCCGCCGCCAGGGCGCGCGGCAGCGCCGACTTTGCCGCGCAGTGGGCCGGCCAGGCCGCGCCGCTGGCGCGCGCGCTGCCGGCGGCGGAACTGGTCGCGGCCCTGGCCGGCGAACTCGCCGCCAGCGCGCGCGGGCTCGGCGCGCTGGCCGAAACGCTGGGGTAAGCCGTTTTGGACACGCCGCTTTACCGCGTCTTACACTCGGTTAAAAATGGCGGTTCCCAGAAGCCGCGGTTACAAAGCTAACAAGTCGGCCCGTGCGCCGAAACACCTTGAACGCCGGTTTGCGTCCATCATTCAGGAACACAAGCTGTGCATCACAAGGAGTTCCAAATGCGCCCCTCCACCCGAATCGTCGCCGCGGCGGTGCTGGCCGCATCGCTGCTAGCCGCCGGTTCCGCGTCCGCGCGCGGCCGGCACCATCACCACGGCGGCTCCAACGCCGGTGCCGTGCTGGCGGTCGGCGCGCTCGCCGGCCTGGCGCTGGGTGCGATGCTGGCCTCGGGTCCGGTCATGGCGGCGCCGGTGGCGCCCCCGCCCGTCACCTACGCCCCCGCGCCGGTTTCGTACGCCGCGCCGGCGGTGCCGCCGGGCTATTGCTACCGCGACTACGACCGCGCCTACGTGCCGTGCGGCCCGCAGCCTTCCGGCTACTACCGCGAGGCGCCGTACTACGGCTACTGAGGGCTGCCGCCATGCCGGTCGACCGCGACTATTTCGCCGGCCTGTACGGCCGCAATGAAGATCCCTGGGGCATCGGCACGCGCTGGTACGAAGCGCGCAAGCGCGCCCTGCTGCTGGCCACGCTGCCGCGCGAGCGCTTCGCCCGCGCCTTCGAGCCCGGCTGCGGCGGCGGCCACCTGAGCGCGGCGCTGGCGCCGCGCTGCGATGCGCTGGTGGCAATGGAACTGGCCGAGACCGCGGCCGAGCAGGCGCGGCAACGGCTGGCACCGTTCCCGCACGCACGCGTGCTGACCGGCGAACTGCCGCAGCAATGGCCGGAAGGCAGCTTCGACCTGATGGTGTTTTCCGAACTGGGCTACTACTTTCCCAAGCCGGACTGGCTGGAAGTCGCAGCGATGGCCGCGCGCACGCTGGCCGACGACGGCGTCATCGTCGCCTGCCATTTCCGGCACCCGTTCACCGAGCAGCAGATTACCGCGCAGGCGGTGCATGAAGCGATCGGCGCGCAGCCTGGGCTGTATCGGCATATCCACCATCTGGAGCCGGACTTCATGCTGGAACTGTGGACGCGGCAGGCGGAGATGCGGCTGGCGTAGGTTGAGCGATGGGAAAGAAAAACGCCCCATGCAAGGCACTGCTTGCATGGGGCGTTGTCTTTCTGGAAAAGCAGATGGCCAAGCACGCAGCGCCATCATTGACTGCTTGCCGGCTCCCTCTCCCGCTTGCGGGAGAGGGTTGGGGTGAGGGCCCGGAGTCTCCACGAAGTGCGGCCGGTGGTATGCCTGCGCCCTGCCCTCACCCCCGGCCCCTCTCCCGCGAGCGGGAGAGGGGAGCAAACACGCGGTTCGGCAACTACACCGGCACGTCCCGCGTCGGGTCCGGCTTGCGGTCATCGAACCAGCGATACAGCGTGGGCACCATCACCAGCGTCAGCAGCGTCGACGTAATCAGCCCGCCGATCACCACCACCGCCAGCGGCCGCTGGACTTCCGAGCCGGGACCGGTCGAGAACAGGAACGGCACCAGCCCCAGCATCGCGATGGTCGCGGTCATCATCACCGGGCGGAACCGCTGCGTTGCGCCCTGCACCACCGCGTCATCGAGCGACAGGCCCGAGTCGCGCAGCGTGCGGATATACGACACCAGCACCACCCCGTTCAGCACCGCCATGCCCCACAGCGCGATAAAGCCCACCGACGCCGGCACCGACAGGTATTCGCCGGTGACGAACAGCCCGATGATGCCGCCGATCGATGCGAACGGCAGCACCGTGATGATCAGCGTGGCAAAGCGCAGCGAGTTGAACAGCAGGAACAGCAGGAAGAAGATCGCGGCGATGGTGACCGGCACGATGATCTTCAGGTGGCCCATGGCGCGTTCCATGTTCTGGAACTGGCCGCCCCACTCGAGGTAGTAGCCTTCGGGCAGCTTGACCTTGGCGTCGGCGGCCTGCTGCAGCTCGGCAACGAAGCCGCCGAGGTCGCGGTCCTTCACGTTGATCATCACCACCACGCGGCGCTTGGCCATTTCGCGGCTGATCTGCGCGGGACCGTCGTTGACCTCGATGCGGGCCACGCTCTGCAGCGGCACCTGCATGCCGTCGGGCGTGTTCACCAGCAGCTGGCGGATCGCCTGCACGTTGTTGCGGAACTCCTCCGGCAGCCGCACTGCTGCGGCAAAGCGGCGCTCGCCTTCGAAGATGTCGGTGGCGCGCTTGCCGCCGATGGCGATCTCGATCACGTCATGGATGTCCGACACGTTGAGCCCGTAGCGCGCAATCGCCTGCCGGTCGATCTCGATCGACAGGTACTGCTGGCCCGACACGCGCTCGATGCGGATGTCTTGCGAGCCCTGGATGCCGCCGGCCACGCGCGCGATCTCGCCCGCCAGTTCGCGCAGCTTGTCGAGGTCATCGCCGAACACCTTCACCGCCACGTCGGAGCGCACGCCGCTGACCATCTCGTCAACGCGGTCCGAGATCGGCTGCGCCATCACGATCTGCACGCCCGGTATCGCCTTGAGCTTTTCGCGGATGGCGTTGGCGATATCGTCCTGGGTCCAGCCGTCGGGCCACGCGTCGCGATCCTTCAGGCTGGCGATCGGGGTCGATTCGTTCTGGCCCTGCGGGTCGGCCGGGCTTTCGCCGCGGCCGACGCCGGACACCACCGACTTCACGCCCGGCACGCTCAGCACCAGCTTGTTGGCTTCCTTCTCCAGCTTGATCGACTCTTCCAGCGAGATATTGGGCACGCGGTCGATCGCGGGCACGATCGAGCCTTCCTTCATCTCCGGAATGAACGAGGTCCCCAGCAGCGGCACGATCAGCAGCGTGGCGATGAAGGCGCCGACCGCGCCCAGCACGGTCTTGCGGCTGTTGCCCAGCGCCCAGTGCAGCAGGCGCAGGTAGTGGCGCTTCATGAAGGCAATCAGGAACGTGTCATGCTCGGCGCCGCCCTTAAGCAGGTAAGACGACAGCACCGGCGACAGCGTCAGCGACAGGAACAGCGAGATCGCCAGCGCGATCGAGATGGTGAACGCCAGCGGCGCGAACATCTTGCCTTCCATGCCCGACAGCGTCATCAGCGGCAGGAACACCAGGATGATGATGCCCACGCCGACGATCACCGGCGTGGCCACTTCCTGCACCGCCTTGACCAGGATCTCGGTCTTGGTCAGTCCGGGCTCCTTGTGGCCGAGCCGCTCGAACGCGTTCTCGACCACCACCACCGAGCCGTCGACCATCAGGCCGATGGCGATCGCCAGCCCCCCCAGCGACATCAGGTTGGCGGAAAGCCCGGCCTCGTTCATCACCATGAAGGTCAGCAATGGCGTCAGCACCAGCGTGGCCAGCACGATGACCGACGAACGCACGTCGCCCAGGAACAGGAACAGCACGATCACCACCAGCACCACGCCTTCGAGCAGCACCTTGGTCACGGTCCACAGCGCGGCGTCGACCAGCTCGCTGCGGTCGTAGTACGGCACGATCTGCAGCTTGCCCGGCAGCATGCCGCGCTCGTTGATCTCGGCCACGCGGGCCTTGACGCGGCTGACCACTTCCTTGGCATTGCCGCCGCGCATCATCATAACGATGCCGCCGACCGCCTCGGTCTGGCCGTTCTTGACCAGCGCGCCCTGCCGCACCTCATGGCCGATGGTGACGTTAGCCACGTCGCGCAGATACACCGGCGTGCCGTTGACCTCCTTCAGCACGATGCTGCCGAGGTCGTCGACGCCCTTGGCCAGGCCGACGCCGCGGATCAGGTACTGCTCGGCGTAGTGCGGCAGCACGCCGCCGCCGGAGTTGGCGTTGTTGCGCGCCAGCGCCTCGTAGACCTGCTGGATCGAGATCTGGTAGTGGCGCATGCGCTCGGGGTTGACCAGCGCCTGGTACTGGCGCACGTAACCGCCCTGCGAGTTGATCTCGGCCACGCCGGGGATCGAGCGCAGCAGCGGGCGCACCACCCAGTCCTGGGCGATGCGGCGCTCGGCCAGCTCTTCCTGGGTCAGTTCGCGGTTGCCGTCGTCGGCGCGGTCCAGCGTGTACTGGTAGACCTCGCCCAGGCCGGTGGAAACCGGCCCCAGCACCGGCGACACGCCTTCCGGCATGCGCCCGCCCACTTCGATCAGCCGCTCCATCACCAGCTGGCGCGCGAAGTACACGTCAGTGGCATCGGTGAACACCAGCGTGATCAGCGACAGGCCCGCCTTGTTCAGCGACCGCATCTCTTCCAGGCCGGGCAGGCCGGTCATGGCCATTTCCACCGGCACGGTGACAAAGCGCTCGACTTCCTCGGGCGAACGGCCCGCGGCTTCGGTGGCGATCTGCACCTGCACGTTGGTCACGTCCGGGAACGCATCCACCGACAGCTTGGTGGCAGCGCGCAAGCCGAAGAAGAACAGCACCACGGCAATCACGCACACCACCAGCCGCTGCTTGATGGCGGCTTCGACTAGGGATTTCATCATGGTCGATTACCCTTGCTCGAGGCGCTTGCGCTCGTTGTCCAGGTGGAAGGCGCCCTCGACCACGATGCGGTCGCCGGCCTTCACGCCGTTCTGGACCACGCGCATGCCGTCGCTTTCCGCGCCCAGCTTGACGCGGGTCAGGCGGTACTTGTTGCCCGGCATCTCGACATAGACCAGCTCTTCATTGCCGTCGCGCACCACCGCCGCGGCCGGCACCACCAGCTGGTCCACCGGCTTGCCGGCAATCAGCATGCTGGCCAGCATGGCGGGCTTGAGCCGCCCTTCGCGGTTCTCCAGCTCGGTACGGACCAGCACGGTGCGCGATTGCGGGTTGACCGTGCGGCCCACGTAGATCAGCTTGCCGGTGATGGTCTGGCGCCCGGCGCCGTTGCCGAGCGACGGCACCTCGATCTCAACGCTCTGGCCTTCGGCCACCTGCGCGGCCTGCTGCTCGGGCACTTCGGCCACCACCCATACGCGCGACAGGTCCGCCACGGTGTAGAGCGCGTCGGCAGGCTGCACCACCTGGCCCTGCGCCACGTTGCGCTCGACCACGGTGCCGCTGATGCTCGAATACACCGGCGAATGCGAGTTGATGCTGCCGCTCTTGGCCAGCTGCGCGATCGATGCGGCCGACATGCCCAGCACGCGCAGCTGGTCGCGGTAGGCGCGCATCTCGGCCGAGGCGATCGCCAGTTCGCTCTCGCGGCGCTGCAGTTCGCCGCGGCCGATCACGTCGGCGGCAAACAGCTGGCGCGCGCGCTCGGCGTTGCGGCCCTGCAGCTCGGTCTGGGCCTCGCTCTTCAGGAACGCCATCTGCGCCGCGCCCAGCTCGCTGCTGTGCAGGCGCGCCAGCACCTGGCCGGCCTTCACTTCCTGGCCCAGCGTGGCATAGAGGTCGGTCACGCGGCCGGTCACGCTGGCGCCGATGCGCGAGACGCGCTGTTCGTCGAAGTCGATGCGGCCGGCCACGCGCAGCATCTCGCTGAACGGGGACGTGGCCACGGGTGCCACCTTCAAACCCTTCTGCAGGTTGCCCTCGGGCTGGATCACGCCGGGCGGCAGCTTGGGCGCTTCGGCGACCGGTTCTGGTTTGTCGGAGCAGGCCGCCAGGCTGAACGTCAGGACGGCGGCGGCCGTCAGCGAAAGCAGGAAATTGGGACGCATGGTTATTTCTGTTCGATGTTGGATGTCGGCTGCAGGCCCGGCGCGGCGGTGGCGCCCGGGGCGGTCGACATAAGCTTTTCGATCTGGATCGCGGCCAGCTGCAGGTCGTACTGCGCGGCGATCAGCTCATTGCGCGCGCCACGCAGCACGCGCTGGGCATCGAGGTAGTCCAGGATGCCGCGCTCGCCGAAGCGGTAGGCCGCCTCGGCCACGCCCAGCGCCGACTCGGCCTCGCGCACGATGCCCGACTCCAGCGCCGTCACCTGGGCCTGGTTGATCTCGTACTGGCGGTAGGCCGCTTCCAGCTCCTGCGTCAGCTCGAACTCGCGCATCTCCAGCGCGCTGCGCGCCTGCGTGGCCTGCGCCGTGGCTTCGCCCACCGGGCCGCTGCGGCGGTCCCACAGCGGGATGGTCAGGATCAGGCCGATCTGCGAGACGTTGTTGTCAGGCTGGCGGTCGGTGCTGGCGCGTAGCGCCACTTCCGGCCAGCGCAGCGACTTCTGGTAATCCACGCCCAGCTGCGCGCGCTCCAGCTCCATGCGGCGCTGGACCAGTTCGGCGTTGCCGGCGATCATGGTGTCGCGCAGCGCCTGCAGCGGCGGCATGTCGGGCGACTGCCCCAGCGTGCCCGCCAGCGAAAACTGCCCCGCCATGGCGCCGCCCACCTGCTGGCGCAGCGCGGCCTTGGCCTGGTTCACGCGCAGCTCGGCGGTCTGCTGGCTCTTCTGCGATGCCAGCAATTCGGTCTCGGCCTTGATCAGCTCGTAGCGCGGGGCCTCGCCCACTTCCACGCGCAGCCGTGCGCGCGAATGGATCTGCCGCATCATCGCCAGGTCTTCCTCGGCGGCGTGCAGCTCGCTCTCGCGGCGCAGCACGTCGTAGTAGGCGGTCTTCACGCGCGCGGCCAGGTCGGCGCGAAAACCCTGTCGCAGCGCCTGCGACGATTCCAGCCCGCGCGTCGCCATGGCCTCGCGCAGACTGCGCTGGTGCGGGTAATCGAACTTCTGCACCACCGCATAGCTGGGCGCATTGCCGCTGGCCACGCCCGGCTGCTTGCCGGACATGCGGCCATACATCACCTCGACCTGCGGATTCGGATAGGCACGGGCACTGCTGATGGCGGCGCTGGCGGCATCGACATTGGCTTCGGCGGCGGCCACGCCCTTGTTGGTGGACTGCGCCAGGTCGAGCAACTGCGGCAGCGAATAGGCGGGTCCGGCGGCGGCAGCGCCGGCAGCGGGAGTTTTCGGTACGGCGGCGGCCGCCAGGATGGCGGCGCCCGGCAGCGGCGCGGCAGCCGGCTTGGCCAGCGGTGCGCGGGCCGCGGGGGCGGCACCGGCCAGGTCCGAGGCCTTCGCGGACGCCGCGCCTTGGGCGCCGGCGTGGGCCGGGGCCGAGGCAAGCGCCATCAGCGAAAGCGACGCGATCAGGGTCAGCTTGGTTGTTGTCATGAGTCGGGAAAGCAAGCGATACGTCTGCCTCTCGCCACGCTGCCGCCCGCCCTGGGTGAAGCCGTCTCGGGGACGCCATCACGGCAGGACGCACAACGGCGGCGGCATGCCTGCGCGGTCAGGCGGCAGGCAGGCTGGCGATATCAGGCAAGGGGCGCGGCCCGCGAATGGGCGGCTGCATGCGGCAGCGCGCGCGATGCGGGCGCAGGGAAGCGGTCAGGCCAGGGCTATTGGCGGACGGAAAAAGGCCGAAGGCGGAGGATCGGCGCGGCCCGGCGGGCGCTGGGCCACGTCGCCGGAAGGCAGCAGCAGCTTTACCGGCGGCAATGCAAACAGCGCGCTGGATTCTTCGATCTCGTCGAGCAGGTCGAGCGGATCGAGCAGGTCGGCCGACCAGATGTTGCAATACCCGGGGGGCGGGTCATCGCAGATATCGTCGTCGTGCAAGCCGTCGTCGCCGGGCACCACGAGCCGGCCCAGGTCATCGACGGGCTGGGCTGCGGCCAGGTCGATCAGGTCCACCCCCGCCTGCTGCGGCACCGGCAACGCCGCGCGCGCGTCCGCCGCTGCTCCAAAGGAGAGCAGCGACAGGCACATGGCAGTCAGCAGCAGGAACAACAGTCGCATTGGATCGGGGGCATTGACGGCATCGCCGGCGAGCCACGGTGATTCGGGCGGGCGCCGGGATGCTGCAGGACAGCATTGTAACTGAACGATTACGATTGACAGGGAATCGTTACGTTCGTTCCCTTGCTGTAGAGAGACGGGGCGCCTGCAAGGACTTTCAGACTCCTCCAATTTCTGCCCAATTCGGCTCCCAGCTACGCTCTGGTCACTGCTTCCAAACCCCTTAAGCCGGTCTGAGCATCCAATCTGTCGGCCGTTCTGTAATACAAAAATGAGTGACACATGAGCGCTATACTTCCGTATTACCCAAGTACGGAGCCATTCATGCAAGGAACGACCTTGTCCTTCCGCGCCGGCGAAGAGCTGGCCGACCAGACGCGCGCGCTGGCAAAGGCCTCCGGACAAAAGACTTCCGACTACATTCGCGATGCCGTGCGCGAGAAGAACGAACGGGAACTGGCCAGCCGCATCGCGATGCTGTCTCGCAAGCTCTCGGCGAAGCACCTGGTAGCCAACGAAGAGATGGACGGCGCCGCCGGAGACGGTCTTGATTGAACTGAAGCGGGGCCAGGTCTGGGAGGTCGATCTCAACCCCCAGACCCATCGGGAAGAGCCGGCCAAGCGCAACCGGCCAGCGCTGGTCCTACAGACCGACCTGCTCAATGACGCGGGGCATCCGACCACCATTGTCGTGCCCGGGACATCCCAGATCGAGATGGAGAATTGCTTTCCGCTGCGCGTCGCGCTGGGCAAGCTGCCGGGCCTGACCTATGAGACGGACCTGTTGATCGACCAGATCCGAGCAGTTTCCAATCGCCGGTTCATGGGCGGCCGGCCAGTCGCGACATTGGGGACCAATTACATGAGGAAAGTGGAGGAGGCACTGCGGCTCCTCCTCAAACTTTGAGCTTCCCTTCCCTTCAATTCCGGGCGTCACTGCATATCATGCAGTGACAGTGCAGGATATGCATGGTTACTGCATAATACGCAGCGACACTGCACATCATGCAGCAATGGATGGGAGGTTGCCATGCACAACGTACTTTTGGGCGAACTCTTTGGGGGCGAAAAGCGCCTCGCGCTGCTTCGCGCGCTTTACCTCACTCCCGGGAAGCAATACGCCCCAAGCGAACTGGCCCGAATGGCCGGATCCAATACGGGCAATGTGGCGCATTGGCTCAAGCGCTGGACTGACGTTGGGCTGGCTGTCAGGACGCAGGATGGCCGGAACGTCCTGTATCGCGCCTCTGATTCGCCCTTGCTCGCAGGCCTGACGGATATCGTGCGACGCAGCGATGCATGGCTGGAGGATGTGAAAAATGCGCTGCCCGAAGAGGTAGAGGTTGCTGTCGTATTTGGCTCGGTTGCACGCGGCGAGGAAAAGGCGACCTCAGACCTGGACGTGTTGGTGCTGGGCGAGGCACTCAGTGCCATCCGTATCAATGCGGCGCTGAAGTCGGTTGGACGCGAGCACGGCCGGGAAATCCATGCGTCAGTATTTTCCAGGTCCGAGTTCGAGCAAATGCTGGCAGACGGGAACGGCTTCGCGCTCGGTGTGGCGAGCCAGCCGGTGATTGCCTTGAAAGGAGACTTTGCCTATGGCAGCGCGCAAGCCGGCACAACTGGCACTGAATGAGCCGCAGGTCGTCCGCCTGGAGCGGATGCAGAACAAAGTAATGGTGCAAGAACTGCTGCGCGCCGCCGTGCAGAAATTCCAGGACACAACGGTTCAGGGCGTTTCAGACCCGACCAAGTTCGAAGCCGCTTACGATGCGATCCTGTTTGCGGCGCTGGCCGTCTTTGCCGCGCAAGGCTACCGCATTACCGCGGCGCAAGGGCACCACCGTGTGGCGCTGGAAGGCCTGGTGGGATCCCTCGGTGGCAGCCAGCTCCTGCTGGATGAGCTCGATGGCCTGCTGTCGATCCGCAATGAGAAGTACACCGGCTTCGTCACCGTCAGAGCACCGGACATGCGCCTGGCATTGGCTCACGCCAGGCGCATCCTCGATGACACATCCCACTGGCTGCAAGAGCACTATCCGGGCATGCTCAAGACATAGCCCGCCACCGCACCCTACACCACCCTGAACCCATGCGTCCCGTCGCGCTCCAGCTGCGCGATCAACCCGAACTCCCAGTCCAGGTAACCCTGCATCGCCTCGCGCGGGTTGTCGGTGCCTTCATAGGGCCGTCGATAGCGGTCGGTGCGGTCAGAGGCCAGGCGCGTCTCTCCGCTCTCCAGTG
Proteins encoded in this region:
- a CDS encoding NAD(P)H-dependent flavin oxidoreductase codes for the protein MTHSPSTADRLPLLRRLGIRTPIIQAPMAGVSTPALAAAVTNAGGLGSLGVGAMDAEAARKSIRETRALTSGPFNVNVFCHAPAVADAAREQAWLAYLAPRFAEFGATPPATLREIYRSYVTDDAMHAMLLEERPAVVSFHFGLPDAGRIRALRDAGIVLLASATSLDEARAIEAAGIDAIVAQGIEAGGHRGVFDPAAVDEGLGTLALVRVLSTQTRVPVIAAGGIMDGAGIAAALALGAQAAQLGTAFIACPETIADGPYRDALLQRKRPTVLTRAISGRHARGLANRFTELGAAAGAPATPDYPTAYDAGKALHAAARARGSADFAAQWAGQAAPLARALPAAELVAALAGELAASARGLGALAETLG
- a CDS encoding mechanosensitive ion channel protein MscS, translating into MRPSTRIVAAAVLAASLLAAGSASARGRHHHHGGSNAGAVLAVGALAGLALGAMLASGPVMAAPVAPPPVTYAPAPVSYAAPAVPPGYCYRDYDRAYVPCGPQPSGYYREAPYYGY
- a CDS encoding class I SAM-dependent DNA methyltransferase; protein product: MPVDRDYFAGLYGRNEDPWGIGTRWYEARKRALLLATLPRERFARAFEPGCGGGHLSAALAPRCDALVAMELAETAAEQARQRLAPFPHARVLTGELPQQWPEGSFDLMVFSELGYYFPKPDWLEVAAMAARTLADDGVIVACHFRHPFTEQQITAQAVHEAIGAQPGLYRHIHHLEPDFMLELWTRQAEMRLA
- a CDS encoding efflux RND transporter permease subunit; amino-acid sequence: MMKSLVEAAIKQRLVVCVIAVVLFFFGLRAATKLSVDAFPDVTNVQVQIATEAAGRSPEEVERFVTVPVEMAMTGLPGLEEMRSLNKAGLSLITLVFTDATDVYFARQLVMERLIEVGGRMPEGVSPVLGPVSTGLGEVYQYTLDRADDGNRELTQEELAERRIAQDWVVRPLLRSIPGVAEINSQGGYVRQYQALVNPERMRHYQISIQQVYEALARNNANSGGGVLPHYAEQYLIRGVGLAKGVDDLGSIVLKEVNGTPVYLRDVANVTIGHEVRQGALVKNGQTEAVGGIVMMMRGGNAKEVVSRVKARVAEINERGMLPGKLQIVPYYDRSELVDAALWTVTKVLLEGVVLVVIVLFLFLGDVRSSVIVLATLVLTPLLTFMVMNEAGLSANLMSLGGLAIAIGLMVDGSVVVVENAFERLGHKEPGLTKTEILVKAVQEVATPVIVGVGIIILVFLPLMTLSGMEGKMFAPLAFTISIALAISLFLSLTLSPVLSSYLLKGGAEHDTFLIAFMKRHYLRLLHWALGNSRKTVLGAVGAFIATLLIVPLLGTSFIPEMKEGSIVPAIDRVPNISLEESIKLEKEANKLVLSVPGVKSVVSGVGRGESPADPQGQNESTPIASLKDRDAWPDGWTQDDIANAIREKLKAIPGVQIVMAQPISDRVDEMVSGVRSDVAVKVFGDDLDKLRELAGEIARVAGGIQGSQDIRIERVSGQQYLSIEIDRQAIARYGLNVSDIHDVIEIAIGGKRATDIFEGERRFAAAVRLPEEFRNNVQAIRQLLVNTPDGMQVPLQSVARIEVNDGPAQISREMAKRRVVVMINVKDRDLGGFVAELQQAADAKVKLPEGYYLEWGGQFQNMERAMGHLKIIVPVTIAAIFFLLFLLFNSLRFATLIITVLPFASIGGIIGLFVTGEYLSVPASVGFIALWGMAVLNGVVLVSYIRTLRDSGLSLDDAVVQGATQRFRPVMMTATIAMLGLVPFLFSTGPGSEVQRPLAVVVIGGLITSTLLTLVMVPTLYRWFDDRKPDPTRDVPV
- a CDS encoding efflux RND transporter periplasmic adaptor subunit, with protein sequence MRPNFLLSLTAAAVLTFSLAACSDKPEPVAEAPKLPPGVIQPEGNLQKGLKVAPVATSPFSEMLRVAGRIDFDEQRVSRIGASVTGRVTDLYATLGQEVKAGQVLARLHSSELGAAQMAFLKSEAQTELQGRNAERARQLFAADVIGRGELQRRESELAIASAEMRAYRDQLRVLGMSAASIAQLAKSGSINSHSPVYSSISGTVVERNVAQGQVVQPADALYTVADLSRVWVVAEVPEQQAAQVAEGQSVEIEVPSLGNGAGRQTITGKLIYVGRTVNPQSRTVLVRTELENREGRLKPAMLASMLIAGKPVDQLVVPAAAVVRDGNEELVYVEMPGNKYRLTRVKLGAESDGMRVVQNGVKAGDRIVVEGAFHLDNERKRLEQG
- a CDS encoding TolC family protein; the protein is MTTTKLTLIASLSLMALASAPAHAGAQGAASAKASDLAGAAPAARAPLAKPAAAPLPGAAILAAAAVPKTPAAGAAAAGPAYSLPQLLDLAQSTNKGVAAAEANVDAASAAISSARAYPNPQVEVMYGRMSGKQPGVASGNAPSYAVVQKFDYPHQRSLREAMATRGLESSQALRQGFRADLAARVKTAYYDVLRRESELHAAEEDLAMMRQIHSRARLRVEVGEAPRYELIKAETELLASQKSQQTAELRVNQAKAALRQQVGGAMAGQFSLAGTLGQSPDMPPLQALRDTMIAGNAELVQRRMELERAQLGVDYQKSLRWPEVALRASTDRQPDNNVSQIGLILTIPLWDRRSGPVGEATAQATQARSALEMREFELTQELEAAYRQYEINQAQVTALESGIVREAESALGVAEAAYRFGERGILDYLDAQRVLRGARNELIAAQYDLQLAAIQIEKLMSTAPGATAAPGLQPTSNIEQK
- a CDS encoding cobalt-zinc-cadmium resistance protein, encoding MRLLFLLLTAMCLSLLSFGAAADARAALPVPQQAGVDLIDLAAAQPVDDLGRLVVPGDDGLHDDDICDDPPPGYCNIWSADLLDPLDLLDEIEESSALFALPPVKLLLPSGDVAQRPPGRADPPPSAFFRPPIALA
- a CDS encoding antitoxin of toxin-antitoxin stability system, which codes for MQGTTLSFRAGEELADQTRALAKASGQKTSDYIRDAVREKNERELASRIAMLSRKLSAKHLVANEEMDGAAGDGLD
- a CDS encoding type II toxin-antitoxin system PemK/MazF family toxin → MIELKRGQVWEVDLNPQTHREEPAKRNRPALVLQTDLLNDAGHPTTIVVPGTSQIEMENCFPLRVALGKLPGLTYETDLLIDQIRAVSNRRFMGGRPVATLGTNYMRKVEEALRLLLKL
- a CDS encoding nucleotidyltransferase domain-containing protein; its protein translation is MHNVLLGELFGGEKRLALLRALYLTPGKQYAPSELARMAGSNTGNVAHWLKRWTDVGLAVRTQDGRNVLYRASDSPLLAGLTDIVRRSDAWLEDVKNALPEEVEVAVVFGSVARGEEKATSDLDVLVLGEALSAIRINAALKSVGREHGREIHASVFSRSEFEQMLADGNGFALGVASQPVIALKGDFAYGSAQAGTTGTE